The window tgtcctattgaatttgcgtttgattactaaaataaagtttttaatgcatgaaacaacatatacgaaaacaattttgtatttaatttattataatcatgatccatagttcaaatcgctagatttttttagtaatttttaatgtttattaattttatacaataaattaatgtatattaaaaagtttaagataagtttaatttttatacatgtattatatagtttactaatattaacccgttctaccaacatattatgtttttagcataaatattttatatttatgaaaataaaatatgttaacttatcaatttaaaataattttatcatattttgttcaatataacgtttttttttaaatgatagatattattataaaattgctaaaatatgatataattttattcttttagtaacatttcattactaattacaaaattagttaaaaatatttatattcaatttatgacaattaagatcttattataatctttttcaagaaatttgttagaattttaatttttttaaaaaaaattaaaagatataaaagatattatgattaaagtagttaaaaatattatatatatatatattagcattagtgatatacatttaatagaaaatttaaatgatggtccaaataaaaatatcactcatcaaaaaatcatgatttttattttattcaaaaaaaatttgaaaaaattaaaatagaaataaatatttgtttctaacaaaatctttaaaaatattagtaaatgtatttttgaaattaattaattttattttatttaaatttttgtttataaaccaaaactatattcaattttaatttctaattattttatgataatttaaattaaaactaacaattttcgaaagtaaatttaaaaaagattctaagaagattttaaaaaaaaattgttagaacattttaaatatattcatttgtatttcaaataaaaagataaagatattaaaagatataataatgaatttatgtaaaatatgatattttcttggaacggtccaaactaaaaaaaatcacacatgaaaataagtcatgacttctgttttaatatataagatgcaGCAGTTGTCAATAGCAAATCGACAGTATGTTAAATATGAAACCCACAAACCAAAAATGCACAGAGAACCCGGATATGAAATCGCCAATGGTATAAAAATCTTATACAGATAATGCAGAAGATTAGTAttgatttttttacaaaaaataatattccattcgtttcaatatagatgatgtattttgtttcaatttacatgaagttttgatattttaagattaactttaattttattgGAAACTCTTTAACCAATTAGATTTTATCGTCTTTTTTAAAATTGGTTAAATGATTTAAAagctatatttttaaaaatgattttttacttAATCTAACTTTCTTAATATTTATGCAATAAGGCAAAACAACAAGTATTataaaacggagagagtattgAATTACATACAACATTGAAGGTAACATGACCAGACATGCATTACGACTAAGGGTCTTCCggcaaaaaaataattttttaaaataattatttcaaattttatgataataatGTTTCTAACTAACTCAAATCTTATCACGACAATGCTCTCAgctaatatttatgaaaatcgCCAATGAAAACTAATGTGTTAGCTCAAGACATCGTTTTTACGTTCTatgagaaaaatatttgaacatAAAAGAGGTGGTACATATTTTTACATCTAACGTGTTTTGTGTGTCTCAATACATTCTCAAGAACCTTCGAAAAAGTGCTTGCCACGAAACATGGAATATTTGTACCAATGAAGCTTAATTAGGATCATACTATAATTCGAGGTAAACACATCGGGTTATCAGTTTGATTTTGCAAATCATTAGTGACTGACAACTAATTATTGATTTACAATTGTTTGAGTCGTACGTCTTGAATTGCAAACAAAATAaccgatttttttaaaaagaaaaatacaaagagggaaagtttttattttaaagtgtaGTTCAGATAGTTGACAAAAAACAGTGAAGTTCAGATACTGTACCGATTCAGAAACAGACACGAAAGCTCAAAGACAGAGAGACACAGTCACACAGTGCTGAGTTGTTGAACAGAACCAAGTAGAAGGCTCTGACCAAAGAAGAGGCTTCAAGTTTGTCATAAATCTGAACAAATAGACCCCACTATTTACATTCAccaatgaaataaaataaaagcaaaaatTTAACtacccaaaaaacaaaaaaaaaaacattttaaaaagaaagaagaaacttCACATCAGTATCAGAATCTCCCTCTCCCCTTCTTCACAAGCTTCCTTCTTTCTTCACATTGCCGACACTTCCTTCCTCTCTTTCCATCGCCGATGGCTTCTTGCTACGGCGTCTCCAAGCTCCTTCTCATTCTCTTAACCACCTCCTTTGCCACCGCATTACCCGCCACCAAACCCGTGTCGGGTCAAATAAACTCCAACTCCGTCCTCGTAGCTCTCCTCGACTCTCACTACACAGAGCTAGCCGAGCTAGTAGAGAAAGCTCTCCTTCTCCAAACCCTCGAAGAAGCAGTTGGTCGACACAACATCACAATCTTTGCACCGCGCAACGATGCCTTGGAACGTAACCTCGACCCTCTCTTCAAATCTTTCTTGCTCGAACCAAGAAACCTCAAATCATTACAAACACTCTTGATGTTCCACATTCTCCCTCGCCGTGTCTCCTCGCCTCAATGGCCTTCCCTCTCTCATCACCACCGTACTCTCTCCAACGACCATGTTCACCTCACCGTGGACGCTCCCACCCTCCGGTTAAAAGTAGACTCCGCAGAGATCATCCGTCCCGATGACGTCATTAGACCCGACGGGATCATCCATGGGATCGAACGTCTCCTCATCCCTCGCTCAGTTCAAGAAGACTTCAACCGCCGCCGTAGCCTCCGATCAATCTCCGCCGTTTTACCAGAAGGAGCTCCGGAGGTCGACCCAAGAACCAACCGTCTCAAGAAGCCACCGCCTCCCGTCCCCGCCGGAGCCCCTCCGGTTCTCCCGATATACTCCGCCATGTCACCAGGCCCATCTCTCGCCCCGGCTCCAGCACCCGGACCCGGAGGTCCACGTCACCACTTCAACGGCGAGGCTCAAGTCAAAGACTTCATCCACACTCTCTTGCATTACGGTGGCTACAACGAGATGGCTGACATTCTCGTCAACCTAACCTCCTTAGCCACCGAGATGGGTCGTCTCGTCTCCGAAGGATACGTTTTAACCGTCTTGGCTCCTAACGACGAAGCCATGGCTAAGCTCACGACGGATCAGTTGAGCGAGCCAGGTGCTCCTGAGCAGATTGTGTATTACCATATCATACCAGAGTACCAAACGGAGGAGAGTATGTACAACGCTGTTAGGAGATTCGGGAAAGTGAAGTATGATTCGTTGAGGTTCCCACACAAAGTGTTGGCTCAAGAAGCTGATGGCTCTGTTAAGTTCGGACACGGTGAAGGCTCGGCTTATTTGTTTGACCCTGATATATACACCGACGGTCGGATCTCAGTTCAGGGTATTGATGGAGTTTTGTTTCCGGTGGAAGAGACTCCGGCGACAGAGATAAAACCGGCTGCTCCGGTCGTTAAAAAAGTTGCTAAATCAAGAAGaggtaaataaaattttcagtcTTTGACTTTGTTACTTTTCTTTTATAGCAAGTTTTagattatgattttttttttggttcataaatatttaattttgacagCTAGGCTAGCATTTCATCATTGTTTGTGTCATAGATTGTCAAAAATCTTGTTCTAGCACTTTGTGTAGTATGAAACATTAGTTAAATAGATCAGCAGCCATGAGTTTGGTCGTTCAATGAGAGAGTAGAAGTAAGTAAACACATGTGGGATTTGGAATAAAGCAGAGACGTGTAAGAGTATGGAGACAGAACTATCttaacaaattttgttttttttattcaaaatattggcttctttttatttataactataACCCACCGACGCATAATCGCATTATAATCATTAAATTAaggaaaaaatgttttttttattctttctaaAAGACAAGCTGTGAGACACAATTGGTCGTTAGCGACAGCTTGTGTTTATTTTTACTACTAAACCTCAAACCAAACTCTTCTGTCTTTCCGTATTttagatttgtttttatttaatactAAACAATTTTTAGTTTGTTTCTAATCAGGTATTCATTGCACTCAATCATTTACAAAAAGTTAATTATGATCTGATATTCTATTGCAGGTAAACTGATGGAGGTAGCTTGTAAAATGATGGGATCACGGTTTACCTCGTGCCAATGATTTTACACGTtatgaacaaaacaaaataagccAGAGCTTTCAAATTCTTGAATCCGTAAACATCTGAAGAACAGaattgaatatgtaaatgatgTGATTTTTGGTTCGTTGCAGTTTTCATGTccttttgtaatttttatattaaaaatatataaatacatgaacAGTAGATTTTGATAAAGTTTGTTATATGGGGTGCGTGAAAAAGTAGTAGGAGTTAGAGACATCAATGTAATACACGTTATACAAGTATATGGAATAATAAAGGAAGGATACATTTGTGTGCCTA of the Brassica rapa cultivar Chiifu-401-42 chromosome A03, CAAS_Brap_v3.01, whole genome shotgun sequence genome contains:
- the LOC103857592 gene encoding fasciclin-like arabinogalactan protein 16 — translated: MASCYGVSKLLLILLTTSFATALPATKPVSGQINSNSVLVALLDSHYTELAELVEKALLLQTLEEAVGRHNITIFAPRNDALERNLDPLFKSFLLEPRNLKSLQTLLMFHILPRRVSSPQWPSLSHHHRTLSNDHVHLTVDAPTLRLKVDSAEIIRPDDVIRPDGIIHGIERLLIPRSVQEDFNRRRSLRSISAVLPEGAPEVDPRTNRLKKPPPPVPAGAPPVLPIYSAMSPGPSLAPAPAPGPGGPRHHFNGEAQVKDFIHTLLHYGGYNEMADILVNLTSLATEMGRLVSEGYVLTVLAPNDEAMAKLTTDQLSEPGAPEQIVYYHIIPEYQTEESMYNAVRRFGKVKYDSLRFPHKVLAQEADGSVKFGHGEGSAYLFDPDIYTDGRISVQGIDGVLFPVEETPATEIKPAAPVVKKVAKSRRGKLMEVACKMMGSRFTSCQ